The following are from one region of the Candidatus Polarisedimenticolaceae bacterium genome:
- a CDS encoding mucoidy inhibitor MuiA family protein encodes MTTRQTRRTVVALLAALVLPLAASAATLSAKNARIVEVTVYPDRAEVVREATLELPSGASTVEFNDIPLNAENDSLRVNAKGVPALLGAVTIRRHAETPTDTPELQALRDEVKRLEGELAKLASQERVANDLREFLKSLRATAAERESGNIGAGKSDPASIGATYDLLAKKLADLADQDLAREQAKDKLNRELEVARAKAAAGPGSRSIESRVAAAELETKQAGSITLRLAYLVTGASWSPAYRATLDPATGEVGLVSEAVVRQGTGESWPGVALRLSTAAPARGVAPPEMMSRLLRPYEPKVVAGTLDNATKAKFNSDFVAGLPVAGRYYQNVIGLAPGVQDPDGPGVPPPPMPTTIAEAGLVRSAYNVAFEVPGRSDVPADNADHRVVLRQEELAGAVSYRIAPAIEPAAFLTSVVRAPQQYPLLSGAMRVLAGGAYLGVYALPETAPGAELTVPFGRDNRIKVDRVKQPQDHTTEGLTGKTHQIAYAYKTSVENLRDRDVTVIVEDRVPVSEDERVVVDIAKTTTPDHKPSASRPGVLLWKLNLAPHEKKDVVLAYTVRYPKEMLVAGLE; translated from the coding sequence ATGACCACGAGACAAACCCGTCGAACCGTCGTCGCCCTGCTCGCTGCCCTCGTCCTCCCGCTCGCCGCATCCGCCGCGACGCTGTCCGCGAAGAACGCCCGCATCGTCGAGGTGACCGTCTATCCCGACCGCGCCGAGGTCGTCCGCGAGGCGACGCTCGAGCTGCCGTCGGGCGCCTCCACCGTCGAATTCAACGACATTCCGCTCAACGCCGAGAATGACTCGCTCCGCGTCAACGCCAAAGGTGTGCCGGCGCTCCTTGGCGCCGTGACGATCCGGCGACACGCGGAAACTCCGACGGACACCCCCGAGCTTCAGGCGCTCCGCGACGAGGTGAAGCGCCTCGAGGGTGAGCTGGCGAAGCTCGCGTCACAGGAGCGGGTCGCGAACGATCTCCGCGAGTTCCTGAAGTCGCTCCGCGCGACCGCCGCCGAGCGCGAGTCGGGGAACATCGGCGCCGGCAAGAGCGACCCCGCGTCGATCGGCGCCACTTACGATCTGCTCGCCAAGAAGCTCGCCGACCTCGCCGATCAGGACCTCGCGCGCGAGCAGGCGAAGGACAAGCTGAATCGCGAGCTCGAAGTCGCGCGCGCGAAGGCGGCCGCGGGGCCCGGAAGCCGCTCGATCGAATCGCGCGTCGCCGCCGCGGAGCTCGAGACGAAGCAGGCGGGCTCGATCACCCTGCGCCTCGCCTACCTCGTCACCGGAGCGTCGTGGTCGCCCGCATACCGTGCGACGCTCGATCCGGCGACCGGCGAGGTCGGACTCGTCTCCGAAGCGGTCGTGCGCCAGGGCACCGGCGAGAGCTGGCCCGGCGTCGCGCTGCGCCTCTCGACCGCGGCGCCGGCACGCGGTGTCGCGCCGCCGGAGATGATGTCGCGACTGCTCAGGCCTTACGAGCCGAAGGTCGTTGCCGGCACCTTGGACAATGCGACGAAGGCGAAGTTCAACTCCGACTTCGTAGCGGGCCTTCCCGTCGCCGGCCGGTACTATCAGAACGTGATCGGCTTGGCACCCGGCGTCCAGGACCCGGACGGGCCTGGAGTCCCGCCGCCACCGATGCCGACCACGATCGCAGAAGCCGGGCTCGTCCGCTCCGCCTACAACGTCGCTTTCGAAGTCCCCGGCCGCTCCGACGTCCCCGCGGACAACGCCGATCATCGCGTCGTGCTGCGGCAGGAGGAGCTGGCCGGCGCCGTCTCGTATCGCATCGCGCCTGCGATCGAGCCCGCGGCGTTCTTGACCTCGGTCGTGCGCGCGCCGCAGCAGTACCCGCTCCTCTCGGGAGCGATGCGCGTGTTGGCCGGCGGCGCTTATCTCGGCGTGTACGCGCTCCCCGAGACCGCGCCCGGCGCCGAGCTGACCGTGCCGTTCGGCCGCGACAACCGCATCAAGGTCGACCGCGTGAAGCAGCCGCAAGACCACACCACCGAAGGGCTCACCGGCAAGACGCACCAGATCGCCTACGCCTACAAGACGAGCGTCGAGAATCTCCGCGACCGCGACGTCACCGTGATCGTCGAAGACCGCGTACCGGTCTCCGAGGACGAGCGCGTCGTCGTCGACATCGCGAAGACGACGACGCCTGATCACAAGCCGAGCGCGTCGCGGCCCGGCGTGCTCCTGTGGAAGCTGAATCTGGCACCGCACGAGAAGAAGGACGTGGTGCTCGCGTACACGGTGCGCTATCCAAAGGAGATGCTGGTGGCGGGGCTGGAGTAG
- a CDS encoding TIR domain-containing protein — protein sequence MKNLGVTTGLPRLFIGSSTESVPLAEAIQANLAGSIVSTVWNQGAFRPGGTLIDVLERKLKEFDYAVLLLTPEAPAGQAGQQRNVPAGNLLVEAGLFLAHLGHDRTFLICPDSGIELPSDLAGLIFATFPQHTNGNARAVLAPACAEIGNAILRTGSKRPEVLLPGQAARRRHFDWIGTAMSQGPDNAMRIVNLSTSGAFLETAGPAPDPGERLELHLRLRGDLLVFLEAEVVRVQEPSWKKIGGVGVKFTGVNDAVRRTLQAFVEAGERAA from the coding sequence ATGAAGAATCTTGGCGTCACGACCGGCCTGCCGCGACTTTTCATCGGATCGTCGACCGAGAGCGTGCCTCTCGCCGAAGCGATCCAGGCGAACCTCGCCGGCTCGATCGTCTCGACGGTCTGGAATCAAGGGGCCTTCCGGCCCGGCGGCACGCTGATCGACGTCCTCGAGCGCAAGCTCAAGGAGTTCGACTACGCCGTGCTCCTCCTGACCCCCGAAGCGCCCGCGGGTCAGGCCGGCCAGCAGCGCAACGTCCCCGCCGGCAACCTCCTCGTCGAAGCCGGCCTCTTCTTGGCGCACCTCGGCCACGACCGGACGTTCCTCATCTGCCCCGACTCCGGCATCGAGCTGCCCTCCGATCTCGCCGGCCTGATCTTCGCGACGTTCCCGCAACACACGAACGGCAACGCGCGCGCGGTGCTCGCGCCGGCGTGCGCGGAGATCGGCAACGCCATCCTGCGCACGGGCTCGAAGCGCCCGGAAGTGCTCCTGCCCGGCCAGGCCGCGCGCCGCCGGCACTTCGACTGGATCGGCACCGCGATGTCGCAGGGCCCCGACAACGCGATGCGCATCGTCAACCTCAGCACCAGCGGCGCATTCCTCGAAACCGCCGGCCCCGCGCCCGACCCGGGCGAGCGCCTCGAGCTGCACCTGCGCCTCCGCGGCGATCTCCTCGTCTTCCTCGAAGCCGAGGTCGTGCGCGTCCAGGAGCCTTCGTGGAAGAAGATCGGCGGCGTGGGCGTGAAGTTCACCGGCGTCAACGATGCGGTGCGCCGCACGCTTCAAGCGTTCGTCGAGGCCGGCGAGAGGGCGGCCTGA
- a CDS encoding Spy/CpxP family protein refolding chaperone has translation MHHQCHSPYQRWYQDSWRHDAGFEAGFGVRRPLRFLAYKLELDEAQMTRLAQVLDQLKTDRAQAAVDDRRTLSAFAEAAEQEGFDEAKARDGAAVRVKSAEALAKSVVTALGQIHAMLRPEQRARFAYMIRTGALQL, from the coding sequence ATGCACCACCAGTGTCACTCCCCCTATCAACGTTGGTATCAGGACTCGTGGCGCCACGACGCCGGCTTCGAGGCCGGCTTCGGCGTGCGGCGGCCCCTCCGGTTCCTCGCGTACAAGCTGGAGCTCGACGAAGCGCAGATGACGCGCCTCGCGCAGGTGCTCGATCAGCTCAAGACCGATCGTGCGCAGGCGGCGGTCGACGACCGGCGGACGCTGAGCGCGTTTGCCGAGGCCGCCGAGCAAGAGGGGTTCGACGAGGCGAAGGCGCGTGACGGCGCCGCGGTTCGTGTCAAGAGCGCGGAGGCGTTGGCGAAGAGCGTGGTGACGGCGCTCGGCCAGATCCACGCGATGCTGCGGCCGGAGCAGCGGGCGCGGTTCGCTTACATGATCCGGACGGGCGCGCTGCAGCTTTGA
- a CDS encoding DUF2950 domain-containing protein translates to MRTLTVVALAFLVAAAALAAPGATTAPAPVKQRSFPTAQAAADALVTAAEKDDVPALMEILGPEGKDLVGSGDAVMDKNQAAEFAKQARVKLGITPDPKNASRATIVIGEQDWPMPIPVVKQASGWRFDTVAGKKEILYRRVGRNELDAIEVCRGYVEAQEEYASEPRGGSKVVQYAQRVVGTADKEDGLAWRDPDGTWRGPIGEKIAQAIEEGYSSKTEPYHGYFFKILKGQGKHAPLGTLDYVVKGIMIGGFALVAAPAEHAVTGVKSFIVSQDGVVYEKDLGPKTLDAFKAMDRFDPDPSWKVVPDDADTKAP, encoded by the coding sequence ATGAGAACGTTGACCGTGGTCGCGCTCGCCTTCCTCGTCGCTGCGGCGGCTCTCGCCGCGCCGGGCGCGACCACCGCTCCGGCTCCGGTCAAGCAGCGCTCGTTCCCGACCGCGCAGGCCGCGGCCGATGCTCTCGTCACCGCAGCCGAGAAGGACGACGTTCCCGCGCTGATGGAGATCCTCGGGCCGGAAGGGAAGGATCTCGTCGGCAGCGGCGACGCCGTCATGGACAAGAACCAGGCGGCGGAGTTCGCCAAGCAGGCCAGAGTGAAGCTCGGCATCACTCCCGACCCGAAGAACGCGAGCCGCGCCACCATCGTCATCGGCGAGCAGGATTGGCCGATGCCGATTCCCGTCGTCAAACAGGCGAGCGGTTGGCGGTTCGACACGGTCGCCGGAAAGAAGGAGATCCTCTACCGCCGCGTCGGCCGCAACGAGCTCGACGCGATCGAGGTCTGCCGCGGCTACGTCGAGGCGCAGGAAGAGTACGCGTCCGAGCCTCGCGGCGGATCGAAGGTCGTGCAATACGCGCAGCGCGTCGTCGGCACCGCGGACAAGGAAGACGGTCTCGCGTGGCGCGACCCCGACGGCACGTGGCGTGGGCCGATCGGCGAGAAGATCGCGCAAGCGATCGAAGAGGGTTACTCGAGCAAGACCGAGCCGTACCACGGGTACTTCTTCAAGATTCTCAAGGGGCAGGGCAAGCACGCGCCGCTCGGCACGTTGGACTACGTCGTGAAGGGCATCATGATCGGCGGCTTCGCGCTCGTCGCCGCGCCGGCCGAGCACGCCGTCACCGGCGTGAAGAGCTTCATCGTGAGCCAGGACGGTGTCGTGTACGAGAAGGACCTCGGGCCGAAAACGCTCGACGCGTTCAAGGCGATGGACCGCTTCGACCCCGACCCCTCGTGGAAGGTCGTTCCCGACGACGCGGACACGAAGGCGCCTTAG
- a CDS encoding DUF3300 domain-containing protein produces MSFPVIRKSTAYLCASLLVLEPFAVFAQQPPPADAAPPAAVKLPADQLDSLVAPIALYPDALLAQTLAASTYPLEMVQLQQWLAKNKGLKDKALVDAVAQQPWDASVQSMAAFPEAVKRLSDDIQWTLQLGNAVLAQESDVMDAVQRMRKKAVDKGTLKSGEQQKVETQTVESQQVIVIQPANPQIVYVPAYDPVVIWGPPVYPYPPIYYPYYYPGAAFVSFGVGFMWGAFWGGMWGGCHWGGSSNININVNNNFNRVNHHNGNAGNRGNGNLGGRGNGNVGNGGKWNHNPSHRGGTPYGDRGTANKFGGQARGQGPSSSNRMASAQQQLGRSGGAGAGAGNRSPGAGAGGGGNRSFNRPSGANSVGSRDIGGGASRGAGGLGGGYSGGFNGSGSRASSARGSSSFGGSRGGGGGGRRR; encoded by the coding sequence ATGAGCTTCCCGGTGATTCGCAAGTCGACTGCTTATCTCTGCGCGTCGTTGCTCGTCCTCGAGCCTTTCGCCGTCTTTGCGCAGCAGCCGCCTCCGGCGGACGCAGCTCCCCCCGCTGCCGTGAAGCTTCCGGCCGACCAGCTCGACTCGCTCGTCGCGCCGATCGCGCTTTACCCCGATGCGCTCCTCGCGCAGACACTGGCGGCGTCGACCTATCCGCTCGAGATGGTCCAGCTCCAGCAGTGGCTCGCGAAGAACAAGGGCCTCAAGGACAAGGCGCTCGTCGATGCGGTCGCGCAGCAGCCGTGGGACGCGTCGGTGCAATCGATGGCCGCGTTCCCCGAGGCGGTCAAGCGTCTGTCCGACGACATCCAGTGGACGCTTCAGCTCGGCAACGCGGTGCTCGCGCAGGAATCGGACGTCATGGACGCGGTCCAGCGCATGCGGAAGAAGGCGGTCGACAAGGGCACGCTGAAGTCCGGCGAGCAGCAGAAGGTCGAGACCCAGACCGTCGAGAGCCAGCAGGTCATCGTCATCCAGCCCGCGAATCCGCAGATCGTCTACGTCCCTGCGTACGACCCGGTCGTCATCTGGGGCCCGCCCGTCTACCCGTACCCGCCGATCTACTATCCCTATTACTACCCGGGCGCCGCATTCGTCTCGTTCGGCGTCGGCTTCATGTGGGGCGCGTTCTGGGGCGGGATGTGGGGCGGCTGCCACTGGGGCGGAAGCAGCAACATCAACATCAACGTGAACAACAATTTCAATCGGGTGAACCACCACAACGGCAACGCCGGCAACCGCGGGAACGGCAACCTCGGCGGCCGAGGGAACGGTAACGTCGGCAACGGCGGCAAGTGGAATCACAACCCCTCGCACCGCGGGGGAACGCCGTACGGCGATCGCGGGACCGCCAACAAGTTCGGCGGCCAGGCGCGCGGCCAGGGGCCTTCGTCGTCGAATCGCATGGCGAGCGCGCAGCAGCAGCTCGGCCGATCGGGCGGCGCGGGCGCCGGCGCGGGAAACCGCTCGCCGGGGGCCGGCGCCGGAGGCGGCGGCAATCGATCGTTCAACCGGCCGAGCGGCGCGAACAGCGTCGGCAGCCGCGACATCGGCGGCGGCGCCTCGCGCGGTGCGGGCGGCCTGGGCGGCGGCTACTCCGGCGGCTTCAACGGAAGCGGCAGCCGCGCCAGCAGCGCGCGCGGCTCGTCGAGCTTCGGCGGCTCCCGCGGCGGTGGCGGCGGAGGGCGACGCCGATGA
- a CDS encoding DUF5808 domain-containing protein: MAAPPLAWIFVAETALLGVVAILVPRITRRGLLFGVYVGEAAHDGEAAHAIRREWSLGMTAATIACVAAAAVLAMKSVHPVAAIAPELALLAIGAFLYVRAYRAARALAQAAAPPPPPEIAIAHAGTVLPWVAVAASIAVSVWLVADAASRYDALPDRIPIHFNAAGTPDGFAPKSFGSVYAVPLLTGLLGLFVGGIAVLIARTRPAVRAGDAGVSIVAQARFRRALARFLAGLTFILVAMLGSISALALRVAQGQAPGLPSSFILWVFAILAWTFGGVIYLFARYGQGGSRLEGATAAPLADGLADNRRWWGGVIYVNREDPAWLVEKRFGLGYTINFGNPKALIALFLFMAAIVAVAILAAR; this comes from the coding sequence GTGGCCGCACCTCCGCTTGCGTGGATCTTCGTCGCCGAGACCGCGCTGCTCGGCGTCGTCGCGATCCTCGTCCCGCGGATCACGCGCCGCGGCTTGCTCTTCGGCGTCTACGTCGGTGAGGCCGCACACGACGGCGAAGCGGCTCACGCGATCCGGCGCGAGTGGTCGCTGGGGATGACGGCCGCCACGATCGCGTGCGTTGCAGCCGCCGCCGTCCTCGCGATGAAGTCCGTGCACCCCGTCGCCGCGATCGCTCCGGAGCTGGCGCTCCTCGCGATCGGCGCCTTCCTTTATGTGAGGGCGTACCGGGCCGCCCGTGCGCTCGCGCAGGCCGCCGCTCCTCCGCCTCCGCCCGAGATCGCGATCGCGCACGCCGGCACCGTTCTCCCGTGGGTCGCCGTCGCCGCGTCGATCGCGGTGAGCGTGTGGCTCGTCGCCGACGCGGCGTCGCGATACGACGCGCTCCCCGACCGGATCCCGATCCACTTCAACGCGGCGGGCACACCCGACGGCTTCGCGCCGAAGTCTTTCGGCTCGGTTTACGCGGTGCCGCTGCTGACGGGACTGCTCGGACTCTTCGTCGGCGGTATCGCGGTCCTGATCGCGCGCACGCGCCCCGCCGTTCGCGCCGGCGATGCGGGCGTGTCGATCGTCGCGCAAGCGCGTTTCCGTAGGGCGCTCGCGCGGTTCCTCGCGGGGCTGACGTTCATCCTCGTCGCGATGCTGGGGTCGATCTCGGCGCTCGCGCTGCGCGTCGCGCAGGGTCAAGCGCCGGGCCTCCCGTCCTCGTTCATCCTCTGGGTATTCGCGATCCTCGCGTGGACGTTCGGCGGCGTCATCTATCTGTTTGCGCGTTACGGCCAGGGCGGCTCACGCCTCGAAGGGGCGACCGCGGCGCCGCTGGCCGACGGCCTCGCCGACAATCGCCGCTGGTGGGGCGGTGTGATCTACGTCAACCGCGAAGACCCGGCGTGGCTCGTCGAGAAGCGCTTCGGCCTCGGTTACACGATCAATTTCGGGAATCCGAAGGCGCTCATCGCGCTCTTCCTCTTCATGGCAGCGATCGTCGCCGTCGCGATCCTCGCTGCCCGCTAG